One window from the genome of Ovis canadensis isolate MfBH-ARS-UI-01 breed Bighorn chromosome 21, ARS-UI_OviCan_v2, whole genome shotgun sequence encodes:
- the LOC138427217 gene encoding olfactory receptor 8B8-like isoform X1, producing the protein MAPGNGSFVTKFILLGLTNQPDLQLPLFFLFLGVYMVAVLGNLGLIILIALTSHLHTPMYFFLFNLSLIDLCYSTVFTPKMLINFLSKNIISYMGCMTQLYFFCFFSISECYVLTSMAYDRYVAICKPLLYNVAMSPKVCSSLMLGSYLMAFSGAMAHTGCMLRLTFCDANTINHYFCDILPLLELSCTSTYVNELEVFIVVGINIIVPSLTIFVSYGLIFTNILHISSTEGRSKAFSTCSSHIIAVSLFFGSGAFMYLKPPSAVSMDEGKISSVFYTSMVPVMNPLIYSLRNKDVKLALRRTLRKSNIV; encoded by the exons ATGGCTCCTGGAAATGGCTCTTTTGTGACAAAATTCATTCTGTTGGGATTAACCAACCAGCCAGATCTCCAGCTCCCTCTGTTCTTCCTGTTCCTAGGAGTGTACATGGTTGCTGTGCTGGGAAATTTGGGATTGATAATCCTAATTGCACTGACTTCACACCtacacacccccatgtactttttcctttttaacttgtCTCTCATAgacctctgttattctactgtatTTACACCCAAGATGCTGATTAACTTCTTATCAAAGAATATTATTTCTTACATGGGGTGCATGACCCAGCTCTACTTCTTCTGCTTTTTTAGCATTTCTGAATGCTATGTGCTGACAtcaatggcctatgaccgctatgtggccatctgtaagCCACTCTTGTATAATGTTGCCATGTCCCCTAAAGTGTGTTCCAGCCTTATGCTTGGCTCATACTTGATGGCATTTTCTGGTGCCATGGCTCACACTGGATGCATGCTGAGACTGACCTTCTGTGATGCAAACACCATCAACCATTATTTCTGTGACATCCTCCCTCTGCTTGAGCTCTCCTGCACAAGTACCTACGTCAATGAGCTGGAAGTGTTTATTGTAGTGGGCATCAACATCATTGTGCCCAGTCTCACCATCTTTGTCTCTTATGGTCTCATCTTCACCAACATCCTCCACATCAGCTCCACAGAGGGCAGGTCCAAAGCCTTCAGCACCTGCAGTTCCCACATCattgctgtttctcttttctttggatCAGGGGCATTCATGTATCTCAAACCACCTTCTGCTGTGTCTATGGATGAGGGGAAAATCTCTTCTGTCTTTTACACCAGTATGGTTCCTGTGATGAACCCTTTAATCTACAGCTTGAGGAACAAAGACGTTAAACTTGCTCTTAGAAGAACTCTGA GAAAATCAAACATTGTCTGA
- the LOC138427217 gene encoding olfactory receptor 8B8-like isoform X2, producing the protein MAPGNGSFVTKFILLGLTNQPDLQLPLFFLFLGVYMVAVLGNLGLIILIALTSHLHTPMYFFLFNLSLIDLCYSTVFTPKMLINFLSKNIISYMGCMTQLYFFCFFSISECYVLTSMAYDRYVAICKPLLYNVAMSPKVCSSLMLGSYLMAFSGAMAHTGCMLRLTFCDANTINHYFCDILPLLELSCTSTYVNELEVFIVVGINIIVPSLTIFVSYGLIFTNILHISSTEGRSKAFSTCSSHIIAVSLFFGSGAFMYLKPPSAVSMDEGKISSVFYTSMVPVMNPLIYSLRNKDVKLALRRTLSRRQF; encoded by the coding sequence ATGGCTCCTGGAAATGGCTCTTTTGTGACAAAATTCATTCTGTTGGGATTAACCAACCAGCCAGATCTCCAGCTCCCTCTGTTCTTCCTGTTCCTAGGAGTGTACATGGTTGCTGTGCTGGGAAATTTGGGATTGATAATCCTAATTGCACTGACTTCACACCtacacacccccatgtactttttcctttttaacttgtCTCTCATAgacctctgttattctactgtatTTACACCCAAGATGCTGATTAACTTCTTATCAAAGAATATTATTTCTTACATGGGGTGCATGACCCAGCTCTACTTCTTCTGCTTTTTTAGCATTTCTGAATGCTATGTGCTGACAtcaatggcctatgaccgctatgtggccatctgtaagCCACTCTTGTATAATGTTGCCATGTCCCCTAAAGTGTGTTCCAGCCTTATGCTTGGCTCATACTTGATGGCATTTTCTGGTGCCATGGCTCACACTGGATGCATGCTGAGACTGACCTTCTGTGATGCAAACACCATCAACCATTATTTCTGTGACATCCTCCCTCTGCTTGAGCTCTCCTGCACAAGTACCTACGTCAATGAGCTGGAAGTGTTTATTGTAGTGGGCATCAACATCATTGTGCCCAGTCTCACCATCTTTGTCTCTTATGGTCTCATCTTCACCAACATCCTCCACATCAGCTCCACAGAGGGCAGGTCCAAAGCCTTCAGCACCTGCAGTTCCCACATCattgctgtttctcttttctttggatCAGGGGCATTCATGTATCTCAAACCACCTTCTGCTGTGTCTATGGATGAGGGGAAAATCTCTTCTGTCTTTTACACCAGTATGGTTCCTGTGATGAACCCTTTAATCTACAGCTTGAGGAACAAAGACGTTAAACTTGCTCTTAGAAGAACTCTGAGTAGGAGACAGTTTTAA
- the LOC138427218 gene encoding olfactory receptor 8B3-like, translated as MAPGNDSFVTEFILLGLTDRTDLQLPLFLLFLGMYMITVLGNLGLIFLITLNSNLHTPMYFFLFNLSFIDLCYSSVFTPKMLINFTSKKNIISYMGCMTQLYFFCFFVISECYVLTSMAYDRYAAICNPLLYNVAMSPKVCSSLVLASYLMAFSGAMAHTGCMLRLTFCDANTINHYFCDVHPLLQLSCTSTYVNELVVFIVVGINIIVPSFTIFVSYCLILTNILQIKSAEGRSKAFSTCTSHIIAVSLFFGSMSFMYLKPSSAGSMDEEKISSVFYTNVVTMMNPLIYSLRNKDVKTALRKTLSRR; from the coding sequence ATGGCTCCTGGAAATGACTCTTTTGTAACTGAATTCATTCTGTTGGGATTAACAGACAGAACTGATCTCCAACTCCCTCTGTTCTTACTGTTCCTAGGAATGTATATGATCACTGTTCTGGGAAATTTGGGATTGATATTCCTAATCACACTGAATTCAAATctgcacacccccatgtactttttcctctttaactTGTCCTTCATAGATCTCTGTTATTCTTCTGTGTTTACACCCAAAATGCTGATTAACTTCACATCAAAGAAGAATATTATCTCTTACATGGGATGCATGACCCAGCTCtacttcttctgtttttttgtcATTTCTGAATGCTATGTGCTGACATCGATGGCCTATGATCGCTATGCGGCCATCTGTAACCCACTTTTGTATAATGTTGCCATGTCCCCTAAAGTATGTTCCAGCCTTGTGCTTGCTTCCTACTTGATGGCATTTTCTGGTGCCATGGCTCACACTGGATGCATGCTGAGACTGACCTTCTGTGATGCAAACACCATCAACCATTATTTCTGTGATGTCCACCCTTTGCTCCAGCTCTCCTGCACAAGTACCTATGTCAATGAGCTTGTAGTTTTCATTGTGGTGGGAATCAACATCATTGTGCCCAGTTTCACTATCTTTGTCTCTTATTGTCTCATTCTCACCAATATTCTCCAAATCAAATCCGCAGAGGGCAGGTCCAAAGCCTTCAGCACTTGTACTTCCCACATAATTGCTGTTTCTCTGTTCTTTGGATCAATGTCATTCATGTACCTCAAACCATCTTCTGCTGGCTCTATGGATGAGGAAAAAATCTCTTCTGTCTTTTACACCAATGTGGTTACTATGATGAACCCCTTAATCTACAGTTTGAGAAATAAAGATGTGAAAACTGCTCTGAGAAAAACCCTTAGTAGGAGATAA
- the LOC138426627 gene encoding olfactory receptor 8B3-like — protein sequence MYMVTVLGNLGLIMLIALNSNLHTPMDFFLFNLSFIYLCYSYVFTPKMLINFLSKMDMISYMGCKTQLYFFHFFIITECYLLTPMAYDCYVAICKSLFIMLSCPYTLGVCSTLMLVSYLMAFSDVMVHTECILRLTFCDANNINHYFCDVFPLLKLSCTGSHINELVIFIVVGINIIVPSFTIFVSYGLILTNIFHISSIKGRSKTFSTCYPHIIAVSLFFGSYTFMYLKPSSAGSMDERSLFSVYTNVLP from the coding sequence ATGTACATGGTCACTGTGCTGGGAAATTTGGGACTTATAATGCTAATTGCATTGAATTCAAACCTACACACCCCCATGGACTTTTTCCTCTTTAACTTGTCCTTCATATACCTCTGTTATTCTTATGTATTTACACCCAAAATGCTGATTAACTTCTTATCAAAGATGGATATGATTTCTTATATGGGATGCAAGACTCAGCtctactttttccattttttcatcaTTACTGAATGCTATCTGCTGACACCAATGGCCTATGACTGTTATGTAGCCATCTGTAAATCACTCTTTATAATGTTGTCATGTCCCTACACTTTAGGAGTGTGTTCCACCCTTATGCTTGTTTCCTACTTAATGGCATTTTCTGATGTCATGGTTCACACTGAATGCATACTGAGACTGACCTTCTGTGATGCAAACAACATCAACCATTATTTCTGTGATGTCTTTCCTCTGCTCAAGCTCTCCTGCACAGGTAGCCACATCAATGAGCTGGTAATTTTCATTGTGGTGGGCATCAACATCATTGTGCCCAGTTTCACCATCTTTGTCTCTTATGGTCTCATCCTCACCAACATCTTCCACATCAGCTCCATAAAGGGCAGGTCCAAAACCTTCAGTACCTGCTATCCCCACATCattgctgtttctcttttctttggatcatatacatttatgtatCTCAAGCCTTCATCTGCTGGGTCTATGGATGAAAGAAGTCTCTTCTCTGTTTACACCAATGTGTTGCCATGA